A region of Saccharomyces kudriavzevii IFO 1802 strain IFO1802 genome assembly, chromosome: 14 DNA encodes the following proteins:
- the SKDI14G3980 gene encoding glycoside hydrolase family 13 protein → MTISDHPETAPKWWKESTIYQIYPASFKDSNHDGWGDLKGITSKLEYIKELGADAIWVCPFYDSPQQDMGYDVSDYKKVWPTYGTNEDCFDLIEKAHKLGMKFITDLVINHCSTEHEWFKESRSSKTNPKRDWFFWRPPKGYDENGKPIPPNNWGSFFGGSAWTFDETTDEFYLRLFATGQVDLNWENDDCRKAIYEDAVGYWIDHGVDGFRIDTAGLYSKRPGLPDSPIFEENSEFQHPNWGSHNGPRIHEFHQELHRYMKDRVKDGREIMTVGEVAHGSDNALYTSAARYEISELFSFEHVDIGAKPFFRYNKVPFSLKQWKEAIASNFLFINGTDSWATTYIENHDQARSITRFTDDSPKYRTLSGKLLALLECSLTGTLYVYQGQEIGQINFKNWPIEKYEDVDVKTHYGIIKKKFGEDSKEMEDFYEGIALFSRDHARTPMPWSKEKPNAGFTDQNVKPWYFLNESFRQGINVEEESLDSASVLNFWKRALQARKKNKELMVYGYDFEFVDLENDKIFSFTKEYEDKTLFAALNFSGEEIEFELPKKGASLSFILGNYDDADASSRVLRPWEGRIYHVR, encoded by the coding sequence atgacTATTTCTGATCATCCAGAAACAGCACCTAAGTGGTGGAAAGAGTCCACCATTTATCAAATATACCCAGCAAGTTTTAAAGATTCCAACCATGATGGGTGGGGCGATTTGAAGGGTATCACTTCCAAGCTTGAGTACATTAAAGAACTTGGCGCGGATGCTATCTGGGTTTGTCCATTTTACGATTCCCCACAACAAGATATGGGGTATGATGTGTCAGACTATAAAAAGGTCTGGCCCACATATGGTACCAACGAAGACTGCTTTGATTTAATTGAAAAGGCCCATAAACTGGGCATGAAATTCATCACTGATTTGGTCATAAATCATTGCTCCACGGAACATGAATGGTTCAAGGAGAGTAGATCCTCGAAGACCAATCCAAAACGTGATTGGTTTTTCTGGAGACCACCAAAAGGTTAcgatgaaaatggtaaGCCAATTCCACCAAATAATTGGGGATCCTTTTTCGGTGGTTCAGCATGGACTTTTGATGAAACTACGGATGAATTTTATCTGCGCTTATTCGCAACAGGCCAGGTTGACTTAAATTGGGAAAATGATGATTGCAGAAAGGCAATCTATGAGGATGCTGTTGGATATTGGATAGACCATGGTGTGGACGGTTTTAGAATTGACACTGCTGGTCTATATTCAAAACGTCCTGGCTTACCAGATTCcccaatttttgaagaaaactcAGAGTTTCAGCATCCGAATTGGGGTTCTCACAATGGTCCTAGGATCCACgaatttcatcaagaatTGCACAGGTATATGAAGGATCGAGTTAAAGATGGCAGAGAAATTATGACAGTAGGTGAGGTCGCCCATGGAAGCGATAATGCATTGTATACCAGTGCAGCTAGGTACGAAATCAGCGAActgttttctttcgaaCACGTCGACATTGGTGCCAAGCCCTTCTTTCGCTATAATAAAGTACCTTTCTCCTTGAAACAATGGAAGGAAGCGATCGCgtcaaatttcttgtttattAATGGTACAGATAGTTGGGCCACTACCTATATTGAGAATCACGATCAAGCTCGTTCAATCACGAGATTCACTGATGATTCGCCAAAATACCGTACTCTGTCTGGTAAACTGTTGGCATTGTTGGAATGTTCACTGACCGGTACGTTGTATGTCTATCAAGGTCAGGAGATAGGTCAGATCAACTTTAAAAATTGGCCCATCGAGAAGTATGAGGATGTTGACGTAAAAACACATTACGGAATCATTAAAAAGAAGTTCGGTGAGGATTCAAAGGAGATGGAAGACTTCTATGAAGGAATTGCTTTATTCTCTAGAGATCATGCAAGAACTCCTATGCCATGGTCCAAAGAGAAGCCAAATGCCGGTTTCACTGATCAAAATGTTAAGCCTTGGTACTTCTTAAATGAATCATTCAGACAGGGAATTAACGTTGAGGAAGAATCCCTAGATAGCGCTTCAGTTCTTAACTTCTGGAAGAGAGCCTTGCAAGCcaggaagaaaaataaagaactCATGGTTTACGGCTACGATTTTGAGTTCGTTGACTTAGAGAACGACAAAATCTTTAGCTTTACCAAGGAGTATGAGGATAAGACGTTGTTTGCCGCTTTGAATTTCAGTGGAGAAGAAATCGAATTTGAGCTTCCAAAAAAAGGCGCTTCTTTATCTTTCATTCTCGGAAATTACGACGATGCCGATGCTTCCTCCAGAGTTTTGAGACCTTGGGAAGGTAGAATCTACCATGTCAGATAA